Sequence from the Corallococcus sp. EGB genome:
CGGGGCCGGTGTTCCACCGCCGCGAACGGCTGGGCGAGGTGAAGGTGCCCGTGCTGCTCGTCTGGGGCGAGCGCGACGAGACGCTGCCCGTCACCCTGGCGGGCGAGGCCGCGCGCGGGTTTCCCCAGGCCCGGGTGCTGCGCGTGGCTTGCGGACACAGTCCGCAGTTGGAGCATCCCGAGCGCGTGCTCCCCGAGCTGAAGGCCTTCCTGGACGCGGAGCGCTCCGACCCGTGAGGCGGCGCGGCGTCCCCGCCGTGATGCGAACCGGGTACAGTGCTCCGCCGTGCCGAAAGACTTCCTCGACCTGGAGGCGACGCCGGAGCGGTTGCACGCATTGGCGGACGCCCGAATCCTGAGCCCGGACGCGTACGGGCGCGCGCTGCAGCTGGCGGTCGCCTCGCCGACGCGGCCCGCGTGGCGTGCGTTCCTGTCCACGACCTTGATGGCGCTGGGCTCGCTGCTGGTGCTGGCGGGCGTGGTGTACTTCTTCGCCTTCAACTGGGCGCAGATGGGGCGCTTCTTCAAGCTGGGGCTCATCTGCCTGGGCATCACCGGGGCGGCGGTGGGCGCGTGGCGGCTGGGCGGCAGGCCCGCGGGCCAGTTCGCGCTGCTCGCGGCCGCGGTGCTGGTGGGCCCGCTGCTGGCCGTGTACGGGCAGGCGTACCAGACGGGCGCGGATCCGTATGAGCTGTTCATCGGCTGGTGCGTGCTCATCCTGCCGTGGGTGGCGCTGTCACGCTTCACGCCGCTGTGGATGCTCCAGCTCGTGCTGGTCAACACCGGCGTCATCCTCTTCTGGGGCCAGCGCATGGGGCGCTCCGATTCGCAGGAGGCGCACTTGGCGCTGATGCTGGGACTCCTCAACGGGTTCGCCTGGGCCACCTACGAGCACTTCGCCAATCGGAAGGTGTCCTGGCTCCAGGGGCGCTGGATGCCCCGCGTGCTGTCGCTCATGACGCTGACGCCGCTGGTGGGCCTGGGCATCACGTTCATCGTGAGCGAGTACGACCGCTCGCTTGACGCCGGCGTGGCCCTGCCGTTGGTGCTGGTCGCGCTGGGGGCCATCTATGCACTGCACCGGCATCTGCACGGAGAGCTGTTCCTGCTCACCGTGGGCGCGGTGAGCGTCATCGCGCTCGTCACCACGGCGGTGGGCTACTTCCTCATCCAGGTGACGCGCGTCGACGAGCTGGCCCTCTTCATCCTGCCCATCATCCTCATCGCCGAGGTGGGCCTGGCCGTGTACTGGCTGCGCCACGAGTCGCAGGCCACGGGCGTTTCGGAGGAGACCTGATCATGGCCCTGCGACCGACCATTCAAGACGTGCTGACCGGCCTCAAGGCCGAAGGCCAGGTGGACGCGGAGGTGGACGCCCGTGCCCGCACCGCGCTGGAAGTCCGCCAGAAGGCGCTGGGCGCCTCCCCCTGGTTCGTGAAGGCGCTGGCGGGGGCTGGCGCGTGGCTGTCCGCCGCCTTCCTCCTCAGCTTCTTCGCGTGCACGGGGCTCTGGAATCAGGAGCTGGCGCTCACCAGCCTGGGCCTCGTGCTGGCGGTGGCGTCGGTGTTCCTGCGCCGGACCACCCAGGGGCCCTTCATGGAGCAGCTTGCCCTGGCCGTGTGCATGGCGGGCGTGGGCGCGTTCCTGGCGGGGCTGGGGCAATGGGGGGAGAGCACCGTCACCGTCGCGCTCGCGGGGATCGTGGCGTCGCTTGCCCTGCTCGCCGTGTTCCCGGACCTCATCCTCTACTTCCTGGCGACGGCCGGACTCTGCGTGTCCGTCGGCGTGCTGGAGCTGGAGCTGATCGGTGGCGCGGGCATCGACGTGTGGATGCTCGTGTGCGCCGCGGCGCTCTGCGGCCTCCTGCTCTTCGAGCCTGCGCTTCGGCACGGCCCCCTGGGCCCCCGAGTGGGTCCCATCGCCTTCGCGCTCGCGTGCGCCGTGCCCGGGTGGCTGCTGTTCCGCAGCTTCGAGGCCGCACAGCAGGGCTTCCACTACGTCTTCCGCTTCGAGAGCGGGTTCGTGCCGAGCGCATACCTCTCGATCGTGCTGGCGCTCCTCGCGGGGGTGACGGGCTGGCGGGTGCTGCGCGAGCTGGGGCTGGCGCACGACCAGCGCGTCTGGATTCCAGCGCTCTGCGCGCTCGTGCTGCTCACGGTGATGACGCTGAGCACGCCGGGCGTGCTGGTGTCCGCGCTGATGCTGACGCTCGGCTTCCACCGCCGCAGCCGCGTGATGCTGGGGCTGGCGGTGGCGTTCCTGCTGACGTTCGGCGCGTACTACTACTACGACCTTCACATCACGCTGCTGGCCAAGGCCCTTGCCCTCACGGGCAGCGGGCTGGTGCTCCTGGCCGTGCGGCAGTTCTTCATCCGGCGGGAGCCCGCCGTGCTCACGGAGGCCCGATGAAACGCGGCGCCGTCATCTTCGGAGGGCTCGCGCTGGTGCTCGTGGCGCTCGCCTTCCTCGTCGTGCAGAAGGAGAGCGTTCTCGCGCATGGGCGGACGGTGCTGCTGCGGCTGGCACCGGTGGATCCGCGCTCGCTCATCCAGGGCGACTACATGGTGCTCGACTACGCCATCAACCAGGGCTGGCGCGAGGGCCGCGAGCAGCCCCAGCAGGACGGCAACGTCATCCTGCACCTGGACGAGCACGGCGTGGGCGAGTTCGTGCGCTACGAGCCGCCGGCCTCCACGCTCGCGCCCGGCGAGGTGCGCCTGCGCTTCCGCATCCGCAACTCCCAGATGCGCCTGGGCGCGGAGGCCTTCTTCTTCCAGGAGGGCCACGCGGAGCGCTACGCGAACGCGCGCTACGGCGAATTGCGCGTGATGGACAACGGCACCAGCGTGCTGGTGGGCCTGCGCGACCAGAACTACCAACCGCTGGGCAGCGCCATCCACTGAAGGCGCGCCCTCCTCGTCAGTCCGCTTCCTCGTTCTCCAGCAGGTCGGAGAACGGGGAGCCGTCCTCGCCCAGCGCCTTGTAGAGGCCGTCCACCTTCTCCAGCTCGCGCTTGAGCGCCTTGTGGTGGTTGCGGTTCTTCACCAGGCTCTCGCGGCCCAGCAGGCGGAAGGCCTCGTCGCGGCCCACCTGGCGGATGGCCAGGCCCAGCACCAGCCCGCGGAAGCCATCCGCGTAGTCCAGGTCCAGCGGCGTGCCGCGCCGGCGCGCCTCGCCCACGAAGGCCTGCGCCGCGGTGCGCAGCGCCTCCGGCAGCGGACGGCCACCGGGGGACTGTTCGTAGTCCAGCGCCCGCGCCACGTGCTTCTCCTGGAGCACCAGGTCGCCCGTGCCGCCCGCGTGCTCCACCATCGCCAGCGTGTACGCACGCCGCACGATGTTGTCGAGCTGCCGCAGGTTGCCAGGCCACGAGCTGGTGGTCAGCAGCAGCTCCGCCTCCGGCGCCAGCCGCGCGGAGCCCTCCGGCAGCCGCTCGCGGTGGCGGCGGTTCACCATGTACCGCGCCCAGAGGGGAATCTCGTCCTGCCGGTCCTGCAGGGGCGGCATGCGCACCGGCAGCACGTTCACGCGGTAGTACAGGTCCTCGCGGAAGCGGCCGGCGCGCACCTGCGCGTGCAGGTCCGCGTTGGTGCCGATGATGAAGCGCACGTCCGCGAGCTTCTCGCCGGTGCCCTCGCCCAGCGGCCGGTAGCTGCGCGACTCCAGCAGGTGCAGCAGGCCCGCCTGCGCCTTCAGCGACAGCTTGTCGATTTCGTCGATGAACAGCGTGCCGCCATCCGAGCGCGCCACCACGCCCGGCGCGTCGCGCACCGCGCCGGTGAAGGCGCCCTTCTTCCAGCCGAAGAGCTCCGCCATCTGGAGGTCCTCCGGCACCGTCACCAGGTCCAGCGTCTCGAAGGGCTTGCCCCTGCGGCCGGAGCGCTCATGGCACCAGCGCGCCAGGCGCGACTTGCCCGCGCCCGTGGCGCCGCTCACGAGGATGGTCTCGTCCTGGAGCGCGAAGGTCCGGAGGATGGGCAAGAGCTCCGCCATGGAGCGGCCCACCACGGGGAGGAACTCGTCCACCTCCGGCGTGGCCACCGGCCGCTGCGGCAGCGCGGTGAGGTACGGCGCGGCGATGTCCGTGAGCAGCTGGAGCAGGTCCCCGGCGTCACGCCAGACGAACTCCTGCCCCATGGCGGCCAGGCAGTCCGCCTCCAGGGAGATCATCCCCTCCATGCCCGCGGGCGTGCGCAGGGGCAGCACGCACACGTGCGTCGCGTGGCGGCCGAGGAAGCGCTGCTTGCTCTCGTTGCTGTGGAAGCCCGCGAGGCTCGGATCGCCCGTCACCGGCGCGTCCGGCGCGTGCGGCTGCACCGTGCCGATGTTCACGTCGATGGACACCGCGCACCGGTGCTCCACCACCGCGCGCCACGCCGTGGCGGACGTGAAGAAGGGCGTCCCGACGCCCGCGTCCGTCACTTCACGCGCGCCCACGTCCAGCGCCGCCAGCCGGCGGTACGCCTCGCCAGGACGCAGGTGGACGATGCCGCGCAGGACCCGGGCCCGGCCCGCATACCGACTGGCCGCCACCTCGGCCTCCGCCACGGCCAGCATCCGCCGCAACGTCGCCGCCGCCGCGGTTTCGAAGTCCCTGGAATCCCTGAGCGCAGCCATGAGCTGCGCCAACTCGTCTTGCATCCGCTCGCCTCCCCTGCGGAAGCAGCACCACCGGAGATCGGCGAAGCCGTCCAGGAAA
This genomic interval carries:
- a CDS encoding DUF2157 domain-containing protein, with amino-acid sequence MPKDFLDLEATPERLHALADARILSPDAYGRALQLAVASPTRPAWRAFLSTTLMALGSLLVLAGVVYFFAFNWAQMGRFFKLGLICLGITGAAVGAWRLGGRPAGQFALLAAAVLVGPLLAVYGQAYQTGADPYELFIGWCVLILPWVALSRFTPLWMLQLVLVNTGVILFWGQRMGRSDSQEAHLALMLGLLNGFAWATYEHFANRKVSWLQGRWMPRVLSLMTLTPLVGLGITFIVSEYDRSLDAGVALPLVLVALGAIYALHRHLHGELFLLTVGAVSVIALVTTAVGYFLIQVTRVDELALFILPIILIAEVGLAVYWLRHESQATGVSEET
- a CDS encoding DUF4401 domain-containing protein, with amino-acid sequence MALRPTIQDVLTGLKAEGQVDAEVDARARTALEVRQKALGASPWFVKALAGAGAWLSAAFLLSFFACTGLWNQELALTSLGLVLAVASVFLRRTTQGPFMEQLALAVCMAGVGAFLAGLGQWGESTVTVALAGIVASLALLAVFPDLILYFLATAGLCVSVGVLELELIGGAGIDVWMLVCAAALCGLLLFEPALRHGPLGPRVGPIAFALACAVPGWLLFRSFEAAQQGFHYVFRFESGFVPSAYLSIVLALLAGVTGWRVLRELGLAHDQRVWIPALCALVLLTVMTLSTPGVLVSALMLTLGFHRRSRVMLGLAVAFLLTFGAYYYYDLHITLLAKALALTGSGLVLLAVRQFFIRREPAVLTEAR
- a CDS encoding GDYXXLXY domain-containing protein; translated protein: MKRGAVIFGGLALVLVALAFLVVQKESVLAHGRTVLLRLAPVDPRSLIQGDYMVLDYAINQGWREGREQPQQDGNVILHLDEHGVGEFVRYEPPASTLAPGEVRLRFRIRNSQMRLGAEAFFFQEGHAERYANARYGELRVMDNGTSVLVGLRDQNYQPLGSAIH
- a CDS encoding sigma-54 dependent transcriptional regulator → MQDELAQLMAALRDSRDFETAAAATLRRMLAVAEAEVAASRYAGRARVLRGIVHLRPGEAYRRLAALDVGAREVTDAGVGTPFFTSATAWRAVVEHRCAVSIDVNIGTVQPHAPDAPVTGDPSLAGFHSNESKQRFLGRHATHVCVLPLRTPAGMEGMISLEADCLAAMGQEFVWRDAGDLLQLLTDIAAPYLTALPQRPVATPEVDEFLPVVGRSMAELLPILRTFALQDETILVSGATGAGKSRLARWCHERSGRRGKPFETLDLVTVPEDLQMAELFGWKKGAFTGAVRDAPGVVARSDGGTLFIDEIDKLSLKAQAGLLHLLESRSYRPLGEGTGEKLADVRFIIGTNADLHAQVRAGRFREDLYYRVNVLPVRMPPLQDRQDEIPLWARYMVNRRHRERLPEGSARLAPEAELLLTTSSWPGNLRQLDNIVRRAYTLAMVEHAGGTGDLVLQEKHVARALDYEQSPGGRPLPEALRTAAQAFVGEARRRGTPLDLDYADGFRGLVLGLAIRQVGRDEAFRLLGRESLVKNRNHHKALKRELEKVDGLYKALGEDGSPFSDLLENEEAD